The Emcibacter nanhaiensis genome has a window encoding:
- a CDS encoding energy transducer TonB, producing the protein MIARTGTSFSLAALVTFGLFFFMQQMVAAPEIRLAPERDPIPVVIGTVRDIRDIDNTPKMPDRPEPVDVVFEDTLPPEPTPGTGISLNPDPIGGSAPTGLPGKNAVGFSDGEVYAITAIAPEYPAAAARKGLSGYVVVGFTVDKTGAVSDAYVIESSSGLFDRSALRAIRKFKYKPKVVNGTPVAQGNLMYKFTFELQDDA; encoded by the coding sequence ATGATTGCACGTACTGGAACAAGTTTTTCCCTGGCCGCCCTGGTCACGTTCGGGCTGTTTTTCTTCATGCAGCAGATGGTCGCAGCCCCCGAGATCCGGCTGGCGCCGGAGCGCGATCCGATCCCGGTCGTGATCGGCACCGTGAGGGACATCCGGGATATCGACAACACCCCGAAAATGCCTGACCGGCCGGAACCGGTTGACGTTGTCTTCGAAGACACCCTGCCGCCGGAGCCAACTCCCGGCACCGGCATTTCCCTCAATCCGGATCCGATAGGCGGCTCCGCCCCGACCGGCCTGCCCGGTAAGAATGCGGTTGGTTTTTCTGACGGCGAAGTCTATGCCATTACCGCCATCGCCCCCGAGTATCCGGCGGCCGCCGCGCGCAAGGGCCTGAGCGGCTATGTGGTCGTCGGCTTCACCGTCGACAAGACCGGCGCGGTCAGCGATGCCTATGTCATTGAATCCTCCAGCGGCCTGTTTGACCGCAGCGCGCTCCGGGCGATCCGCAAATTCAAATACAAGCCGAAAGTGGTGAACGGCACCCCGGTGGCCCAGGGCAACCTGATGTATAAATTCACCTTCGAACTGCAGGACGACGCCTGA
- a CDS encoding acetyl-CoA C-acetyltransferase, producing the protein MTDIAIVAARRTPVGSFNGALSSVPAHYLGEIVLRALLEETGVDPADVDEVILGQVLTAATGMNPARQAVINAGLPKETTAWGMNQVCGSGLRAVALASQAIRCGDATIMIAGGQESMSQAPHAAQLRGGVKMGPAQFEDTMIKDGLTDAFGVMHMGVTAENIAREWQIGREEQDAFAVASQNKAEAAQAAGKFRDEIVPVTIKGRKGDTIVEEDEYIRKGVTMDSVSGVRPAFNKEGSVTAANASGINDGAAAVMLMPVAEAEKRGLTPLAVIKSWATAGVDPSIMGIGPIPASRKALEKAGWDKDDLDLIEANEAFAVQACAVNRDMGWDTDKVNVNGGAIAIGHPIGASGARIFCTLLHEMKRRDAKKGLATLCIGGGMGVAVCVERP; encoded by the coding sequence ATGACAGACATCGCCATTGTTGCCGCCCGCCGCACCCCTGTCGGCTCCTTCAACGGAGCGCTCAGCAGTGTACCGGCCCACTACCTGGGAGAGATAGTTCTCCGCGCCCTGCTGGAAGAGACCGGTGTCGACCCGGCCGATGTGGATGAAGTGATCCTGGGCCAGGTCCTGACCGCTGCTACCGGTATGAATCCGGCCCGCCAGGCCGTCATCAATGCCGGCCTGCCCAAGGAGACCACAGCCTGGGGCATGAACCAGGTTTGCGGTTCCGGCCTGCGTGCCGTCGCCCTGGCCAGCCAGGCGATTCGCTGCGGCGATGCCACCATCATGATTGCCGGCGGCCAGGAAAGCATGAGCCAGGCGCCCCATGCCGCCCAGCTGCGCGGCGGCGTCAAAATGGGCCCGGCCCAGTTCGAAGACACCATGATCAAGGACGGTCTGACCGACGCCTTCGGTGTCATGCATATGGGTGTCACCGCGGAAAATATCGCCCGCGAATGGCAGATCGGCCGCGAGGAACAGGATGCCTTTGCCGTCGCCTCCCAGAACAAGGCCGAGGCCGCCCAGGCCGCCGGCAAATTCAGGGACGAGATCGTGCCGGTCACCATTAAGGGCCGCAAGGGCGACACCATCGTCGAAGAAGACGAATATATCCGCAAGGGAGTGACCATGGACAGCGTGTCCGGCGTACGCCCCGCCTTTAACAAGGAAGGCTCCGTCACCGCCGCCAATGCCAGCGGCATCAACGACGGCGCCGCCGCGGTCATGCTGATGCCGGTGGCAGAAGCCGAGAAGCGCGGCCTGACCCCGCTGGCGGTCATCAAATCCTGGGCCACCGCCGGGGTGGACCCCAGCATCATGGGCATCGGCCCGATCCCGGCCAGCCGCAAGGCGCTGGAAAAGGCCGGCTGGGACAAGGACGACCTTGACCTGATCGAAGCCAATGAAGCCTTTGCCGTCCAGGCCTGTGCCGTGAACCGCGACATGGGCTGGGATACGGACAAGGTCAATGTCAACGGCGGCGCCATCGCCATCGGTCACCCGATCGGCGCCAGCGGCGCGCGCATTTTCTGCACCCTGCTGCATGAAATGAAACGCCGCGACGCCAAGAAAGGCCTGGCCACATTGTGCATCGGCGGCGGCATGGGTGTCGCGGTCTGTGTTGAACGGCCCTGA
- a CDS encoding ExbD/TolR family protein: protein MRHKHKAAQDEADIDMTPMLDIVFIMLIFFIVTASFLKETGVELNRPDSSQKSENTEAQSIFIDITARDEVWYNKRRIDVRAVRPNVERDKAKMDTPSVVIKADRDATSGKVIEVVEGVRQAGVLNYVVATPKAN, encoded by the coding sequence ATGCGTCACAAACATAAAGCAGCACAGGACGAAGCCGACATCGACATGACACCGATGCTCGACATCGTCTTTATTATGTTGATCTTTTTTATCGTTACCGCCTCCTTCCTGAAGGAAACCGGGGTTGAACTGAACCGTCCGGACAGCTCTCAGAAGAGCGAAAACACCGAGGCCCAGAGTATCTTTATCGATATTACCGCCCGTGACGAGGTCTGGTACAACAAGCGCCGCATCGATGTGCGCGCCGTGCGCCCCAACGTGGAGCGGGACAAGGCCAAGATGGATACCCCGTCCGTGGTGATCAAGGCCGACCGTGACGCCACCTCCGGCAAGGTGATCGAAGTGGTCGAAGGTGTCCGCCAGGCCGGTGTGCTGAACTATGTGGTCGCCACACCGAAAGCCAACTGA
- the metW gene encoding methionine biosynthesis protein MetW, which translates to MNRAAEYGPKDIRVDLLLIADMIGEGSSVLDVGCGDGVLLDYLVHQKKVDGRGIEISPEGVNKSIAKGLSVIQGDAETDIVHYPDDSFDVVILSHTLQAMNRPDLMLDQLLRVGRKAIVSFPNFGYWRVRGGLFFKGTMPVTRNLDYPWYSTPNIHFCTIRDFVQLCQEKNIRIEQQMAINSSGHRMSFDSLWFSNIFATQGLFVISRG; encoded by the coding sequence ATGAACCGAGCTGCCGAATATGGTCCCAAGGATATCCGCGTCGACCTGCTGCTGATTGCCGACATGATCGGGGAAGGCTCCAGCGTGCTGGATGTGGGCTGCGGCGACGGGGTGCTGCTGGATTATCTGGTGCACCAGAAGAAGGTCGACGGCCGCGGCATCGAGATCAGCCCGGAAGGGGTCAACAAAAGCATTGCCAAGGGGTTGAGCGTGATCCAGGGCGATGCGGAGACGGACATCGTCCATTACCCGGATGACAGCTTTGATGTGGTGATCCTGAGCCACACCCTGCAGGCCATGAACCGGCCGGACCTGATGCTGGACCAGCTGCTCAGGGTCGGGCGCAAGGCCATCGTCTCCTTCCCCAATTTCGGTTACTGGCGGGTGCGTGGCGGCCTGTTTTTCAAGGGCACCATGCCGGTCACCAGGAACCTGGATTATCCCTGGTATTCCACGCCCAACATTCATTTCTGCACCATCCGCGACTTTGTCCAGCTGTGTCAGGAAAAGAATATCCGCATTGAACAGCAGATGGCCATCAACAGCAGCGGTCATCGCATGTCGTTCGACAGCCTGTGGTTCTCCAATATTTTTGCCACCCAGGGCCTGTTCGTCATCAGCCGCGGCTAG
- the phaR gene encoding polyhydroxyalkanoate synthesis repressor PhaR: MAKKDKTENGQIVIKKYANRRLYNTDSSSYVTLDDLATMVRDGKDFIVRDAKSGEDITHSVLTQIIFEEESKGETLLPINFLRQLISFYGGGLQQVVPDYLESSMSMFAENQERFRQFVEENFSSGTPFSFKSFKPFEEMTRQNMAAFENAMQMFSPFHGIPQPETKEKEKAEEGAKGDEQLSKLQEQLAAMQQQLQELQKK, encoded by the coding sequence TTGGCTAAAAAAGATAAAACGGAAAACGGGCAGATTGTCATAAAAAAATATGCCAATCGCCGCCTGTATAATACGGACAGCAGCAGTTATGTCACGCTGGACGACCTGGCGACCATGGTCCGCGACGGCAAGGACTTTATCGTGCGCGACGCCAAGAGCGGCGAGGACATCACCCACAGTGTCCTGACGCAGATTATTTTCGAAGAGGAAAGCAAGGGCGAGACCCTGCTGCCGATCAATTTCCTGCGCCAGCTGATCAGCTTTTACGGCGGCGGCCTGCAGCAGGTGGTGCCGGATTATCTGGAATCCAGCATGTCCATGTTCGCGGAAAACCAGGAGCGGTTTCGTCAGTTCGTGGAGGAAAATTTCTCCTCCGGCACGCCGTTCTCCTTCAAGTCGTTCAAGCCGTTCGAGGAGATGACCCGGCAGAATATGGCCGCCTTTGAAAATGCCATGCAGATGTTCAGTCCGTTCCACGGCATTCCCCAGCCGGAAACAAAGGAAAAAGAAAAAGCGGAGGAAGGCGCCAAGGGGGATGAGCAACTGAGCAAGCTGCAGGAACAGCTTGCCGCCATGCAGCAGCAGCTGCAGGAACTGCAGAAAAAATAA
- a CDS encoding energy transducer TonB: MPGILTPRSGGEVPSVMITRAGFSLFLALTVTFGLFYIMQQMTAAEAKALTGIGFGIPNWPATTCPGFVHSESEFVSGEPPLYPLAAAQAGLSGYVVVGFDLSAEGRVVDPYVIDSSNEIFEETALASIRNFKYKARISNAVPVPDTGLRFKFTFGLEKQN; the protein is encoded by the coding sequence ATGCCCGGCATTCTGACACCCCGCAGCGGTGGAGAAGTCCCGTCCGTGATGATTACCCGGGCGGGCTTCTCCCTTTTCCTGGCGCTGACGGTCACCTTCGGTCTGTTCTATATCATGCAGCAGATGACGGCGGCGGAGGCGAAAGCGCTGACGGGAATCGGGTTCGGAATTCCAAACTGGCCCGCCACAACCTGCCCCGGATTCGTCCACAGTGAATCCGAATTTGTCAGCGGCGAGCCGCCCCTGTACCCCCTTGCTGCCGCACAGGCGGGTCTGTCGGGTTACGTCGTCGTTGGTTTTGATCTTAGCGCGGAAGGACGGGTTGTAGACCCTTATGTAATTGACTCTTCTAACGAAATTTTTGAGGAAACTGCTCTCGCCTCGATCAGAAATTTTAAATATAAAGCAAGAATATCAAATGCCGTCCCCGTCCCCGACACCGGACTTCGGTTTAAATTCACTTTTGGGTTGGAAAAGCAAAACTAA
- a CDS encoding class I SAM-dependent methyltransferase has product MYQDVVDLRAFYQSPLGKVAARLIRNQIRTLWPTVHGMEVLGLGYATPYLDPFREEARHTIAIMPAQQGVIRWPRFHGNREGTYGGNLCALANERHLPLQDASMDRIVMVHMLEHSDHKRHLLREVWRTLAPGGRVLLVVPNRMGFWARSDSTPFGHGTPYSTSQIRQMLADNMLTPTSATSALTLPPFKSRTMISLLAAMEKTGQRFWSNFAGTLVIEAEKQIYAADSGNRAKQRVRKPALAGNRMQRNRK; this is encoded by the coding sequence ATGTATCAGGATGTGGTAGATCTGCGCGCCTTTTACCAATCCCCGCTGGGCAAGGTCGCCGCCCGGCTGATCCGCAACCAGATCAGAACTCTCTGGCCTACCGTGCACGGCATGGAAGTCCTGGGCCTTGGCTATGCCACCCCTTACCTGGATCCATTCCGGGAAGAAGCCCGCCACACCATCGCCATCATGCCGGCCCAGCAGGGCGTGATCCGCTGGCCCCGCTTCCACGGCAATCGCGAAGGCACCTACGGCGGCAATCTCTGCGCCCTGGCCAATGAGCGGCACCTGCCGCTGCAGGACGCCAGCATGGACCGCATCGTCATGGTCCATATGCTGGAACATTCCGATCACAAGCGGCACCTGTTGCGTGAAGTCTGGCGCACTCTGGCGCCGGGCGGCCGCGTGCTGCTGGTGGTGCCCAACCGCATGGGCTTCTGGGCCCGCAGTGACAGTACCCCGTTCGGGCATGGCACCCCCTACAGCACCAGCCAGATCCGCCAGATGCTGGCGGATAACATGCTGACTCCAACCAGCGCCACCTCCGCCCTGACCCTGCCGCCGTTCAAGAGCCGGACCATGATTTCCCTGCTCGCCGCCATGGAAAAAACCGGCCAGCGCTTCTGGTCCAATTTCGCCGGCACCCTGGTCATCGAAGCGGAAAAACAGATCTATGCCGCCGATAGCGGCAACCGCGCGAAACAGCGGGTGCGCAAGCCGGCCCTGGCTGGCAACCGGATGCAACGCAACCGCAAATAG
- the phbB gene encoding acetoacetyl-CoA reductase, translating to MSRIAVVTGGTRGIGAAISQALKDAGYTVAANYAGNDEAAAKFKEDTGIAVYKWDVSDFDACQAGMAQIEKDLGPVEVLVNNAGITRDATLSKMDKSMWDAVIDTDLTSNFNMTKSVWDGMKERGFGRVICISSINGVKGQMGQTNYSAAKAGDIGFVKALAQEGARYGVTANAIAPGYIGTDMVRAVPEKVLEKIIAQIPVGRLGEPEEIARAVVFLAADEAGFITGSTLNINGGQYIT from the coding sequence ATGTCCAGAATAGCAGTTGTCACCGGCGGCACCCGTGGTATCGGCGCCGCTATATCCCAGGCCCTCAAAGATGCCGGCTATACCGTAGCCGCCAATTATGCCGGCAATGACGAGGCCGCCGCCAAATTCAAGGAAGACACCGGGATTGCGGTCTATAAATGGGATGTGAGTGACTTTGATGCCTGCCAGGCCGGCATGGCCCAGATCGAAAAAGACCTGGGGCCGGTGGAAGTGCTGGTCAACAATGCCGGCATCACCCGGGACGCCACGCTCAGCAAAATGGACAAGAGCATGTGGGATGCGGTGATTGACACAGACCTCACGTCCAATTTCAACATGACCAAATCCGTATGGGACGGCATGAAGGAGCGCGGTTTCGGCCGGGTGATCTGCATCAGCTCCATCAACGGGGTCAAGGGCCAGATGGGCCAGACCAACTATTCCGCCGCCAAAGCCGGGGACATCGGCTTCGTCAAGGCCCTGGCCCAGGAAGGCGCCCGTTACGGCGTCACCGCCAACGCCATCGCCCCGGGATATATCGGCACCGACATGGTGCGCGCCGTGCCGGAAAAAGTGCTGGAAAAAATCATCGCCCAGATTCCGGTCGGCCGCCTTGGCGAGCCCGAGGAAATCGCCCGGGCCGTGGTGTTCCTGGCCGCCGATGAGGCCGGCTTTATTACCGGCTCCACCCTGAATATCAACGGCGGTCAATATATCACTTAA
- a CDS encoding NfeD family protein, with translation METRYQFRRIAHFSLTRGRQRWLSALLISLLLLLLKAPVPLYAGQGDVTLLDIKGPIGPAVSDYVVRGMEQAEQEGNPLIILRLDTPGGLDNSMRDIIKAIMTSPVPVACFVAPGGGRAASAGTYILYACHISAMAPGTNLGAATPVQIGGLPTPAQPKGSAGEGAKPAAEHPGLEDKAINDAAAYIRSLAEMRGRNADWAERAVREAVSLSAAKALEMGVIDILATDIPDLLAQMDGRSVKLGTDIVTLKTSGLAVRVAAPDWRTELLSVITNPNVAYILLMVGIYGLIIEFWNPGTILPGVTGAISLLLALYALQLLPVNYAGLALILLGLVLLIAEMFVPAFGVLGLGGLIALVIGSIILIDTDVPGMAISIPIIGSIALVSGLLLLGIMYMAIKAWRRPVTTGPEALVGAPGEVIDWSGGTGHIRIRGEVWKARGPEKLPGHSRVKVTDLEGLRLVVEQVQNSEQKEADHDI, from the coding sequence ATGGAAACAAGATACCAGTTCCGCAGAATAGCTCACTTCTCCCTCACGAGGGGGCGGCAGCGTTGGCTGTCTGCTCTCCTGATCTCGCTGTTGCTTCTCCTCCTGAAGGCGCCGGTTCCCTTATATGCCGGCCAAGGGGACGTCACCCTTCTCGATATTAAAGGCCCGATTGGCCCGGCGGTCAGCGACTATGTGGTGCGGGGCATGGAACAGGCGGAACAGGAAGGCAACCCGCTGATCATCCTGCGCCTGGACACGCCGGGTGGGCTCGACAACTCCATGCGCGATATCATCAAAGCCATCATGACGTCGCCGGTTCCCGTCGCCTGCTTCGTTGCCCCCGGCGGTGGCCGGGCCGCCAGTGCCGGCACCTATATCCTCTATGCCTGTCATATTTCGGCCATGGCGCCGGGCACCAACCTGGGGGCTGCAACACCGGTGCAAATCGGCGGCCTGCCCACTCCCGCACAGCCAAAGGGTAGCGCCGGGGAGGGAGCCAAACCGGCTGCCGAGCATCCGGGCCTGGAAGACAAGGCGATCAATGACGCCGCCGCCTATATCCGCAGCCTGGCGGAAATGCGCGGACGAAATGCTGACTGGGCCGAGCGGGCGGTACGCGAAGCCGTCAGTCTGTCCGCCGCCAAAGCTCTGGAAATGGGCGTCATCGATATTCTGGCCACGGATATTCCGGATCTCCTGGCCCAGATGGACGGCCGCTCCGTCAAGCTCGGCACCGATATCGTTACCCTGAAAACAAGCGGACTGGCGGTCCGGGTGGCAGCGCCGGACTGGCGCACCGAACTTCTTTCCGTCATCACCAATCCGAATGTCGCCTATATCCTGTTGATGGTCGGCATCTACGGCCTGATCATCGAGTTCTGGAACCCCGGCACCATCCTGCCCGGTGTGACCGGTGCCATCAGCCTGCTGCTGGCGCTATACGCCCTTCAGCTTCTGCCGGTCAACTATGCCGGCCTGGCGTTGATATTGCTGGGCCTGGTCCTGTTGATTGCGGAAATGTTTGTTCCCGCCTTCGGGGTTCTGGGCCTTGGCGGCCTGATCGCCCTGGTCATCGGCTCGATCATCCTGATTGATACGGATGTCCCGGGCATGGCCATTTCAATTCCCATTATCGGCTCCATCGCGCTTGTGTCCGGCCTGCTGCTGCTCGGCATCATGTATATGGCCATCAAGGCCTGGCGACGTCCGGTCACGACCGGACCGGAAGCCCTGGTCGGGGCGCCGGGCGAAGTGATCGACTGGTCCGGGGGCACAGGACACATCAGAATCCGCGGGGAGGTCTGGAAAGCCCGCGGCCCGGAAAAGCTGCCCGGTCACAGCCGGGTAAAAGTGACCGATCTGGAGGGCCTGCGGCTTGTCGTCGAGCAGGTCCAGAACAGCGAACAAAAGGAGGCAGACCATGACATTTGA
- a CDS encoding slipin family protein codes for MTFEFSVPLYVAIFFVLALLLSAIRILREYERGVVFQLGRFWKVKGPGLIIVIPIIQQMVRVDLRTTVMDVPEQDVISKDNVSVHVNAVVYYRVIDSQRAIIEVEDFRYATSQLAQTTLRSVLGQHDLDEMLAERDRLNQDIRNILDEQTDAWGIKVSNVELKHVDLDQSMIRAIAKQAETERIRRAKIISAEGERQAADELLNAGQILAGRPEAMQLRYLTALQDIASDKSSTLVFPVPVDFLKGLTGQSDKGKDQAG; via the coding sequence ATGACATTTGAATTTTCAGTTCCCCTCTATGTGGCAATCTTTTTTGTTCTGGCGCTGCTGCTGTCGGCCATCCGCATTCTCCGGGAATATGAACGGGGAGTCGTTTTCCAGCTTGGCCGCTTCTGGAAAGTCAAAGGCCCCGGCCTGATCATCGTCATCCCCATCATCCAGCAGATGGTCCGGGTCGACCTCAGGACCACAGTCATGGATGTGCCGGAACAGGATGTGATCTCCAAGGACAATGTGTCCGTGCACGTCAATGCCGTGGTCTATTACCGGGTGATCGACTCCCAGCGGGCTATCATTGAAGTCGAGGATTTCCGATATGCCACCAGCCAGCTGGCCCAGACCACCCTGCGCTCGGTGCTCGGCCAGCATGACCTGGACGAGATGCTGGCCGAAAGGGACCGGCTCAACCAGGACATCCGCAATATCCTGGACGAACAGACCGACGCCTGGGGAATCAAAGTCTCCAACGTGGAGCTGAAACATGTGGACCTGGACCAGAGCATGATCCGCGCTATCGCCAAACAGGCGGAAACCGAGAGGATCCGGCGGGCCAAGATCATTTCCGCCGAAGGGGAGCGCCAGGCGGCCGACGAACTGCTCAACGCCGGGCAAATCCTGGCCGGGCGGCCGGAAGCCATGCAGTTACGCTACCTGACCGCCCTGCAGGATATCGCCTCCGACAAGAGTTCCACCCTGGTGTTCCCGGTTCCCGTCGACTTCCTGAAAGGCCTGACCGGTCAGAGTGACAAGGGTAAAGACCAAGCCGGTTAA
- a CDS encoding alpha/beta fold hydrolase produces the protein MTDESPTPLTKRTGPRPLPLHVATATSEWMSAAASLPLFLLDGLHCHPARAETARKLRAKLEKEDMLLLQQTVMLKAQERLMTMMQGIEAYQNHPYRRCVPEPPAALESGSTRLLDYAPNAKGDEPVVIAVPSLVNSYHVLDLMEDHSLMRYLAGEGLRPYLMDWDAPGPLEKLFGLDDYITSRLVPMIREIANRRGRPVHLLGYCMGGNLAIAAAHILKDEGVLDSLTLVATPWDFHAERNVQLEGFLKLMDKSQELFRDLGVVPMDVMQLFFFSLDPTLSDRKFRRFATLDPDDPKTEIFVAIEDWANEGAPLALNLAFDCLNRWYRDNLPHKGEWQVEGRTILPEEITLPCHVITPERDRIVPPASAKDILKHLPDATHTSAASGHVNMIAGYGADKILWPKITEYIK, from the coding sequence ATGACGGACGAGTCTCCTACTCCTTTGACCAAGCGCACCGGGCCCCGGCCCCTGCCGCTGCATGTGGCCACCGCCACCAGCGAATGGATGAGCGCGGCCGCCAGCCTGCCCCTGTTCCTGCTGGACGGTCTGCACTGCCATCCGGCCCGGGCCGAGACTGCCCGGAAACTGCGGGCAAAGCTTGAGAAGGAGGATATGCTGCTGCTGCAGCAGACCGTCATGCTCAAGGCGCAGGAACGGCTCATGACCATGATGCAGGGAATCGAAGCCTACCAGAACCATCCCTACCGCCGTTGCGTCCCGGAACCGCCGGCAGCGCTGGAAAGCGGCAGCACCCGGCTGCTGGACTATGCCCCCAATGCCAAAGGCGACGAACCGGTGGTTATTGCCGTGCCGTCGCTGGTCAACAGCTACCACGTCCTGGACCTGATGGAAGACCACAGCCTGATGCGCTACCTGGCCGGAGAAGGCTTGAGGCCTTATCTGATGGACTGGGACGCCCCGGGCCCGCTGGAAAAACTGTTCGGACTTGATGACTATATCACGAGCCGGCTGGTGCCCATGATCCGGGAAATTGCCAACCGCCGCGGCCGCCCGGTGCATCTGCTGGGCTATTGCATGGGCGGCAACCTGGCCATTGCCGCCGCCCATATCCTGAAGGACGAAGGCGTGCTGGACAGCCTGACCCTGGTCGCCACGCCATGGGACTTCCATGCCGAACGCAATGTGCAGCTGGAAGGCTTCCTGAAGTTGATGGATAAATCGCAGGAACTGTTCCGGGACCTGGGCGTGGTCCCCATGGATGTGATGCAGTTGTTTTTCTTCAGCCTGGACCCAACCCTGTCGGACCGCAAGTTCCGCCGTTTCGCCACCCTCGATCCCGATGACCCCAAAACAGAGATATTTGTCGCCATCGAGGACTGGGCCAACGAGGGCGCGCCGCTGGCGCTCAACCTGGCCTTTGACTGCCTGAACCGCTGGTACCGGGACAACCTGCCCCACAAGGGCGAATGGCAGGTGGAAGGCAGAACCATCCTGCCCGAGGAAATTACCCTGCCCTGCCATGTGATCACCCCGGAGCGGGACCGGATCGTGCCCCCTGCATCTGCGAAAGATATCCTGAAGCACTTGCCTGATGCGACCCATACCTCGGCGGCCAGCGGCCATGTCAACATGATCGCCGGATATGGCGCCGATAAAATATTATGGCCAAAAATTACTGAATATATAAAATAA